The DNA region CCGGCTCGTCGGGGATCGCCTCGCCCTGCATCAGGCGACCCAGCAATGCCGCGGCCTGGTAGCCCTGCTCACGGGCATTCATGTCGACGCTCGACAGCGGCACGATGGCCCCTTCGCAGATCGGGGCGATGTTATAACATGAAACCACCGCCACCTCGTCGGGCACGAGAATGCCTCCGTCGCGCAGCGCCGCCAGGGCCTCCAGGGCCGTCCAGTCGCTTTCCATCATCAACCCCAGCGGCCGCGGCAGCGCCGACACCTGCTTGCGAAGCCAGCGGCGGAAAGTCTCAGAGAACGATCCAGGCGATTTTCCAGCCGCCGCCGACCAGTCCAAAGTATGCACCGTCGCTCCAGCGGAGTCGCTCGTTTGGCGAAAGCCTTCGAACTGGTGATTCAGCGGCCACCAGTTCCCCAGCCAGCAATACGCCAGGTGGCGAAAGCCCGCATCGATGAAGTGCTGCGCCGCCAGGCGCCCGCTGGCGCGGAAGTTCAGAAGAACCCGCGCGGCCTTGAACGGATGCACTGTCCGATCGCCCAGCCAGACCAGGGGGATGTGGCTGCGCTGCCAGGCCCGGCGGTCTTTCTCGTTAGGTTCGCCGCTGACAATCACCCCGTCGCACTCCCAGCGGCGGGCGACGGCGGCCGCGGACATGCTCTCCTGGGCCGCAAACATCATGGACCACCCGCTCTGCCGGGCGTATTCAATAGTGCCCAATGAGATGGGATGATCCACCATGGCATTAAGGACCAGGACGCGTCGCGGGCGGACATTTTCGGCCATGATCATGCTCCTTTGACAGGTTTGTATAATGCTAACTCAACTTTTCGATAATGGGTAGTATGCAAATTGTGAACGTCGCTTATACTGGCATCGTTGTGGACAGTTCCATCGGACGGATTCAAGCAACCAGTTTTTTGAACCAAGAGAAAGGAAAGAGGAGTACGAACATGAGAAACGCAGCATTGACAATTCTGGCGGTTGGTTTGGTTCTGGCATTGGCCGGCGCGGCATCGGCGGCCGTGACGACGGTCGCCCTGTATCACATGGGCGAAGACGGTGATAATCCCAACGTGAAGCTCATTGCGGCGGTGGGCACGGACGCTGCCATGGGTTCCTGGAACAACACGGA from Planctomycetaceae bacterium includes:
- a CDS encoding substrate-binding domain-containing protein, which encodes MAENVRPRRVLVLNAMVDHPISLGTIEYARQSGWSMMFAAQESMSAAAVARRWECDGVIVSGEPNEKDRRAWQRSHIPLVWLGDRTVHPFKAARVLLNFRASGRLAAQHFIDAGFRHLAYCWLGNWWPLNHQFEGFRQTSDSAGATVHTLDWSAAAGKSPGSFSETFRRWLRKQVSALPRPLGLMMESDWTALEALAALRDGGILVPDEVAVVSCYNIAPICEGAIVPLSSVDMNAREQGYQAAALLGRLMQGEAIPDEPVWVAPKGVVVRQSSNVLAVPHAGVATAMHLIRTDFRNPELTVERLAGAAGISTVALGKAFRKHLGQSPGERLRQWRLREAMTLLTTTRRTAKDIAAACGYGTISQFIRCVKTATGQSPAAWRKNRQV